A region of the Notolabrus celidotus isolate fNotCel1 chromosome 18, fNotCel1.pri, whole genome shotgun sequence genome:
TTACTAGATCTGCTCACCAGCACCTTTTCAGCTGGGTGATTAATATGTTTTACTAATGTGACCAAAAAACATGTAAGCTATTTTCCACTGTTTTCTTACTGTTAGCTGAACTAAGCTAACTTTCTTTCTCCTAGCTTAGCTGTTTAgctttaaataaacagaaagaatATTAAGTGGTGTCAATCTAACTGTTAATTGCTCACAGACAGTTATTGCTTGTGTCACAACACAAGGGGaccattggcctagcagtttaaaCGTGTGCtgcacatacagaggctatagtcctcgtcacagcagtctctggtttgactcccagtccaaccatttgctgcatgtcttcccatgCTTTCTATTCCCCAcgtatcctgtctctcttcagctgtcctatccaataatgGGGGAAATGAccaaaaatatacctttaaaaaaggCACAAGCAGAAAGGTTTGGAACCATTTagataaatgtataaataaggCTCTAAATCACCAAACAAATGGACAGGAAACTAATATTCCTAAGGTCCTCTATTTTCTAGATCCACATTTGTGATTATGTTTTGCAAAATAAAGCCACCACTACTAAACAAATACTTTCCTGTGATTTTGGTCATGTGATAATGGTACAATAAAGGGTCTATGCTTGTACCAGGAAGTACTTATATGTACGCATTGATGTCTGTAAATTGaggtacattaaaaataacttaatttTGACTTAGAGGATGAACCATTTCATTTATCCCTTATTATTGTGTGTTCATTTCACAACAGTCAATACTTTTGTAGGGGTTAAGAAGGATGTTCTTGACTAACCTCTCACTCTATGATATTTATGACCTAGATGACAGACCAGATGCCTTTGTCAATGGAAAAGCAGCAAAATACGTCCCTGTCCCACAGAAGAGCCTTCCTGACCTGCCGCCCCCCAGAACAGTAAGTGATTACCAGCTCCATTTCATCAGTGTGGCTTAACATGTGAAATGATGTGGCCTGTTACGCAGCTCTTTTGAGCTCCTGCCATTCTTGTGGTAATGTTAATAGCGTAATTGACCCCCAGACGGACTGCTGAACTCAACAAAGTACATGAGAAAGTTCAGGGAGTTTTATGCACTATGGATTGATAAGTGTTACCACAGAATTGCTGCACTGGTTCTGAGTCTGTGGTCATACAAGCCAAAAACATTTCCCACAATTCTCAGAGCCACAAGCCTGAGGCTGTGTGAAATCAATTCTCCCCCAGAAACAGGTATTTAATCACTCAGGGGGCATAAAACCTGGGGAAGTGAGAATCCAAGAGTGTGTGAAAAAGCTGTGATAGTGTTTTATGTCGGCTGCAAGGCCGGTGGCTCCTGAATTGGCCCAGTGTGACTTCAGGAAAAAGTTGGAGAATGAGGGTTTTGAACATCCCTTATAGCGCCTTTGAACttttctaacacacacatacacagagagagagtggcCTCCACTAATATAAACTACAGTAGCAGCTGTTGTTAATCAGGGAAATGCTTAGTGTCAGCACGTGTGTATACAGCACCAAAAGTGTGCATGTGAAAGTGAATAGACTGAAATGAAGAACACTTGTGTCACCAAGAAACTCCAGAATCATTTAGTATCATTTAATTCAGGGTTCTATTTTTGTAACTTGCAAAAAAATACGACATTGTTTTTCACTTGTGTGGTAGTTTCACAGTTGCAGTAACGCTTCCACAAATCCCTCAGATGTGTCTGGCAAAGGCATTACTCCATCCTTCCCCTCTGCCTCCAGCTGTGGTGTAACTGGTCCAGTCTTGGGAAGCCTGAGTAAACACGTCCAAAGTGAACCGCTCTTTGGAAATCCCTTCATCTGCCTGCGGGGCTTCCATCCATCTCCAGTGATGGCGTACACCAGAGTTAGCATGTGCTTCACTGTGAACGCACAGTCGCCCCTTATCATTGCAGTGAAAAGTGCCCCCTTGCTGTTGATATAATTCCCAGCCATGGCTGTCCACTGACCTGTCGTGATGTTGTAGCAGTCCATTAAGCAGCGCAGGAAGTCGGCGCTAGGCCCGTTGCGCATCACATACAAATTGTCCCTGTGGGCTGCCATACAGTGGCCATAGCTCTGGGGTTTGATCATGGTTGTTTCAATTTTCCACTCGTTTCTCGCTGGTATGTATTCGTAAATATCTGTGGTGTCTGGTGGTTTCCAGAAGCAAACAAACATCCGCCGTCTTGCAACAGCACAAGCTGCAGAAGCTACCGGTCTTGGTGCATGTTGAATGAAAGTCCACTCTCCCTTCTCAACGTCGTAAGTCTCTGCTGTGGAAATCGTTTGTTTTTGGAATTCGCCACCAATGGCATAAAGTCGTCCATCATGCCCTAGTAGAGTAAAGTCATATCGTGGTTGCTTGGGACCAGGAAGAGCCGTCCAAAGCCCTTCATTTGGGTCGTAACAGAAGCTGCCATCCACTGTGTCCTTTCCGTAACCATAAACTCCCCCGACGATGTACAGTCGATTGTCAAGAACTGCCACACCAGCCATTGAGGTGCTACAGAGAGTTGGGAGGTTCGTCAGATGCTTCCACTCTTCCTGTTGTTCATCAAGGTAGCAGACAACCCTGAAAGAGTCGTGCAGCATTTCCATTGAAGGAGAATGTGTGCCTATTGCGATAAAAGATGTAGGAGACAATGATTGAGAATACTCAAGAAGTCCTTCAGGGAGTGTACTCTCTGCTGCTTCCTTCAAATCCTCAAAAGCATCACAGAGGAAAAGAGCAGCATTGTGAAAGAGCGCATGCAAGCCAAAAATGGACGCTGCATGGTAAAGCAATAGGCAGTTGTCCGAGTCGATAATATCGCAAAGATACTCCTCCAAACATGCAACCTGCAGGAAAGCAGCACACTCAACGGCTTCTACAAGCTCATCTGGATCAGTGAGAGTGGGAACCTCTCCCCTGCACACAGCAAGTGTGATGAGGAAACCCCTCGCTCGAACTCCCCCCTTCAGGTGGAGCTCATCCTTGTAGCTTTCAGTCATCCCAGATTGAAAGAGAGCACTGAAGTAGCTGCTGTTCCTCACTAGCAAGGCCCGCTCCAcagtgaaccagctctcctgcACCCTCACTCTCACCGAGCCGGCCTGGTGCTCTGGATCAGGGGTCGAATTCTCAGCACGAATATCCTGGTCGACTCCCAGGCCTGCAGGCACGTCCATGATCTCTTAAGCCCTGGGTCTTTTCTCTTCCTAAAAGTGACTCTCAAGAGACAACTCAGCGTGTGACTCAAGTGTTGATTCGCCATTTTTCCGGCAGTTCTGGACGGTAAATAGAGGTTTGCGAGAGTTCCATTGCGTCCTGTCTGCATGGTCTGAAAATAGAGCCGGACTATAGATAGCAGCTGTGCCACTTGGAAGCGTCAGGCAGGGAAAGGAAAACTGTTGACATGCACAGTAAGCGGTTATGTGGCTGCACGCAACTGGTCATTATCAAAACCGCAGTATAATTGGCTAGTGTAAGTATTTACTGAATTATTCATGATTATGTTATCAGCAAGCATTACCCCCTTTAAACTAAGTTTTGTTTACATgcctatttctgttttttttacatgcatattttaccttttttatggGTAGTAAGTTTGTACCTCATAAACAAGAATGAAAACCAAAATGTTGAACCAAAAGTATGCAAGGTTTCGGGGAGGTTAAAGTGTTCCCAAGCAGACAAAAATgatggaaaaataaatacagtttgtgCAAAATGTGTGTCATGTGAGGTTTTACTGCCTCCCACCATGCAAGGAAGCAGGTTTTTCCCCATTTTCATTCATAGCTGCAAATgttctttgagtgttttttgttttgttgaagtgtttttcttttaactaAAATGATGTTAAAGCGATGTCAAGATGCAGAGTTCTCTTGAGTCTGACTTTCCTGAGCTGATTATCACTACCTTCTTCTCTGCTCTAAGCTCCCAGCAGGCTCTTAGATACACTCttaagtatgtgtgtgtctgtgtgtgtctctgtgtgtgtgtgtgttttcactctgcCGGATTCTTGGCATGGGAACCAGGGATTTTCCATGTTCCTCTGACTGTTCGGTTTTGGGCTCTTTTTCCCACTCTTTACTCAAAGCCCCTCCACCACACCCgtattcctcctcctcttcctcagcctCCTTCCCCCCCTTGCTTTGTTATTTATGCTCTCACTCCTTCATCCATTCCTCCTACCCCATGTTTCTGTGgcgaggatgtgtgtgtgtgtgtggcatgtgGCGCTTAAGTGACTGCTGTGATTCAAAAGTCTTCTGGGAgaagaaacacactcacagacacacctgACTTTTCCTCTCCTCGTGCAGATGGTTTCTGTAAACGCTCGCAGTTCTCCTCTTAAGTCTTGGCCCAAACAACAACAGGcagaatattttaatttttttcagagATGaccaaaaaagaaagagaaaaggacagaagagagagataaggGTGGAAGGGTGGGTGGGCGGTCAGGgggttgttgctgctgctgctctggaaTGCCTGgctctttgttttaattaataacAGATGCCTGaaagtgctgtttttttcactgTGGAGCAGTTTAAactgttaatgttgttgtgtctgtgtgagtgcacTTCACTTTACAGTGCGTAGCCAAGAAAAATAAGTGTTCCTTCAGAATCTCTTCATGGACCTTTAATTTTTGAGTTGTCTTTTTCACTACTGCGGTcaaatgatgttaaaaaaatcatTCTGATTGACtaaaatgtattgtttcatCATATCAAaccactgaaataaaaaacatactgtAATGCATGTCACACATTTTTACCAAGTTCATGCTTTTCAATTTTGCATTACCCCATAGCCCctatttatattgatttaattaaagctcctgtgaggagttttcagctggttatgaaacagacctaAATTAACATGAATGCCTCTTTATGccttacaaaagcaaacaacaccATCAGTGAGAAGATTTACAGTTTCTAtccacttgtttttcatgtctgtaacCACTGTGTCAGGGTAGGTGTCGTAAGAGGTGACGCCAAAAGAGCTTTGTTTCACATTTTCCATGGCACAGATTCTTGATGATGGATGCATTTGAATATTaaccatcctgttatgttgcaggtcaaactgaccctttgtaaagtctatttcaggcaatatatgccttccaaaccagctaaatgcagcatacaaatctggacagcatgtgacagaaaaggtgtcttgtgttaatttctcaacatcacttcataaaatatatatatatctatatatatatagatatatatatatcaaaatgtaaatgattGACATAAACTAATTCATTATAAAAAAAGAATTGAtgggtacatttttttttatctataagTATAATTGCAAATTCATGCCTCATTAGATCCCTCATTCCAATGGCTTGTTTGTTTCCACCACTAATAAACCATCCTCATTTCAATtagttccttcatgttttttgaTTCATGGCAGCATCCAGCCCGATCTGTATCAAGGCTTAGACATGAGGAACTTACAGTTGTCGTCTTAAAACTTGTTTAAGGTACTTGTGAGTCTCAGTCTTGTAGgtttctttcacttttgttaAAAGGTTAAAGGGTTCATCTTTTTGCGTTCCGATATCCAGAAGTGAAACATTTTGTGGGTTGTGAcagtcatattatattatacataTGTATTTCCATGAATATAGGAAGCATAAATTAGCACAGGTGAACAGGAACAGTTCTTTGTCACTTACTCACCAAAATGAAATGCAGCCAGTGTTCATGTCACACCTCCGTTtgaattgaatttatttttgaatatcAATTTCTTTTTAGCTTACatctggttttatttatttttttactctttccTTTCATTGCATCATTCTGTATAGAGAGAGTGTAACTCATTTTACATTCTGACATTTATATTTGCTGACACTTGCATTATGAGAAATCCACAACAGCTCCATAATGTAGAACTGATGTTACTCCACCTTCTTTAGACCACAGTGATAACATCTCTGTCCCACGCATTTTCCTTGTGTGGATCctttttcctctgctctctggcATGCAGGCTAATCACAGAAACAAGTCATCGTCACTGCGACTGTATGCCGTCCATGACATGACGCCAGTCCTTATGACAACAAACTGCATCTGCTCTATATTACTGGTGATGTGTTAGATCAATGATGTGATACTGTGGGAAAACATCTCACAAACAGGGCATTCCCTTCCCAACAGCCCTCATCTCAAATAATGGTTCTGCAATTTTTTacataaacagactgaaattatgtttttcagtgttttatcacAACACACTGGTATCTCAAGACCCACCACAGCCTGTTAACCCCCATACATAAccaaaaacagccttttttctCTTCCAGTTTATTCAATTCTCTTTTAAAGcattacaaaacaaacattatcaaACTCTCAAAGTTGATATCAGGGTTATATCTTATTAAAAGGAATACTTTTAGAGGAATCAAAATGATCTTCATGCTCAATTTAACAAACTCTGATCTTATGAAAAACTTAGATGTTTAACTTTGCAAGAGTTCAGACTTCTCCTCAGAGCCAGCCTCCCTCcggcttgtttttttatgatataTTCAGCTCCTCTGCTTGAGggttatatttcatatttctatGATCTTGCAGAGAATATGACAGCCTTAGGGGGAAGCTGCAGTGAAATGAAGGAACACAGACAGCATACTCAGATCAGTGGTGGGAGGAAACATTAGATGTAGTTAGGAAATCAGCTTTTTGTCATTGGGCTTGTGGGGTTTCACAGGGTTCACATGGGAAATAAAGTTATAGAAAATATCCAACAAAACCGGACTTCTGCAGCTTGTATGTGTTCTTTTCCTCTTACCCAGTCTGAAAAGTGACACAATGTCACCACTGTTACTTCCCATTTTGGCCTCAGAGGAATCATCTTACTGTGGAAGACTGTGTGCATCATCCGTCTTATTGCGTCATGGTGTTTCTTTCCATACCCAAAAGTAAATGTAGATTTCATCTTAACAGGCAGCTACTGGATTTTTATACCCGGTATGTCATCTTAGTTCTACAATGTACCAAGACAAGACTTGCATATCTGCCATCTTCCCCTTGAAAGATACAGTATGTGATAGCTTGAGACGTGTGCCCACAGGATGAGCGGATAGAGGATGTTTATAAGGGAAGAAATTCCAACATGTTGTTCCCACCTGAGAACGTGATTCATAAAAACTCATCCTGTCAAGAGGATGGGGAAAATTAACTTAATGacaaaatgtgttatttcaACACTTAACCTAAATAATCTCAGATTTTTTCACCAAATACCAATGCTGGGTTGGAGGTGGAGAACTCAAAACTACCTGCAGCCTAATCAGAATCttaacaaaccaaacatgtttgacCCAATGGCTTAGTTACTTCAGAGACTAACATTACCATTACCTAGCAGCTAGCTAAAAGCAATGTTATCAAAGGTCCAAGTAACTTAAGCTTCTCACTCACTTTTTGGGGTTAATCCTGGACAAATATCTGTTGCAGCTTGAAGTTGCCCCATCTCCTCTTTGAAAGTTATTTTTCATATCTGCTCTTGCATGTGTTTGCTGTCAAATATTTGAAAGCCAAAGGCATGATTTGTGGCCCCTCTGTAGGCACTCTGGCAGGAGCTGTTGCAGGAAAAAGACAACAATGCAGTTAAGTCTGAGTCCCAGTCCAGATCATAAGTGtttgagtccaagtcaagtcccttcACCTGAAAATCTGGACTCAAGTCCGAGCTCTGGACTGAAATGCTACAGTACTGATGGATGTATGATCCCCCATATGATAATGTTCAACACAACTTAGCTagctatacatttttttttgcatatgaaTTGTAAATACGTTGTAAATATACATTTCAGAAAtactatatttaacatttaaacataaCATGGGCTTGgtgtttatcaatcaatcagactttatttaaaaagcgcttttcatacaatggcattgtaacacaaagtgctgtacataaaaacaacctaaaatagaataaattaagaaaaagatcccaccctcagcccgaccccaaacccaccccacaatcccaaggttaagaaaacaatatttgcaacaatagtaataaaaacaataaaaatgaaataaataaatacaaaataaaaaaagaagttgcatGGGATTTAAAGGGGTAGTAAGTAATTTATTCTGCTAGGGGTCCATTAgaacaataacaaaacaaaacaaaaaaattattatGTTGTGAAGAGCCATGGGAACATGGtgcttactttttttaaattcttaaaaCAACAACGGTTAAATCTAACTGACCTGATTTAGACAAAAGTCATGTTTACAGATGAAGTAACAAgcaaaaatgtacaaagaatATATATTCATGTTAtatcttttaaattaaaatgttctaaGTTGTTGTAATAACATAAAaaatttaccttttttattgcacaaaaaCACCTCGTATTTACTGGGTTTAGAAGTTAGAATTATTAGAAAATACAACTCAGCAAAGTATGTTTCCCCATCTTTAAGACAAAGTGATGAAAGATGTCTCCAAAATCTGTATCTTGTCTCCTGTAGCTCATTAAGTGCTGCAGTAATGGAGACCTTCCAAATGAATTGGGACTGATGTAAGCAGCCAAACAGCACAGAGTCTGGTGTTTCCCAGCAGTATGTGAAAGCGCAGACAGACGGTCTTTACCA
Encoded here:
- the LOC117830533 gene encoding kelch repeat and BTB domain-containing protein 13; amino-acid sequence: MDVPAGLGVDQDIRAENSTPDPEHQAGSVRVRVQESWFTVERALLVRNSSYFSALFQSGMTESYKDELHLKGGVRARGFLITLAVCRGEVPTLTDPDELVEAVECAAFLQVACLEEYLCDIIDSDNCLLLYHAASIFGLHALFHNAALFLCDAFEDLKEAAESTLPEGLLEYSQSLSPTSFIAIGTHSPSMEMLHDSFRVVCYLDEQQEEWKHLTNLPTLCSTSMAGVAVLDNRLYIVGGVYGYGKDTVDGSFCYDPNEGLWTALPGPKQPRYDFTLLGHDGRLYAIGGEFQKQTISTAETYDVEKGEWTFIQHAPRPVASAACAVARRRMFVCFWKPPDTTDIYEYIPARNEWKIETTMIKPQSYGHCMAAHRDNLYVMRNGPSADFLRCLMDCYNITTGQWTAMAGNYINSKGALFTAMIRGDCAFTVKHMLTLVYAITGDGWKPRRQMKGFPKSGSLWTCLLRLPKTGPVTPQLEAEGKDGVMPLPDTSEGFVEALLQL